In the Sediminibacter sp. Hel_I_10 genome, one interval contains:
- a CDS encoding glycosyltransferase family 2 protein gives MKEFKASVIISTYNQPKWLEKVLWSYEQQRFKDFEIIIADDGSNETTQILIQQFISNSQLDIVHVWQEDDGFQKTKILNKAILKSRAGYLIFTDGDCMARADFVERHIQLRRPKSALSGGYFKLNAQISEAITKNDIVTQNCFSVSWLVEGGQPKHFKMNKLIAQGKSAWMLNTFTPTKATFDGMNASVWKQDALAVNGFDERMQYGGEDREFGERLMNYGIKFLQARYSLVCLHLHHERPYKNEHSEAFNKAIRKDTKKNRTSFTNHGINKPNS, from the coding sequence ATGAAAGAGTTTAAAGCTTCTGTAATCATCAGTACTTACAATCAACCTAAATGGTTAGAAAAAGTATTATGGAGTTATGAGCAGCAACGCTTCAAGGATTTCGAAATCATTATTGCAGATGATGGGTCTAATGAGACCACGCAGATCTTAATCCAGCAGTTTATTTCTAATTCACAATTGGACATTGTTCACGTTTGGCAGGAAGATGACGGCTTTCAAAAAACTAAAATACTGAACAAGGCCATCCTTAAGAGCAGAGCAGGTTATCTCATTTTTACTGATGGTGATTGTATGGCACGGGCCGATTTTGTAGAACGCCATATACAGCTTAGACGTCCCAAAAGTGCTTTGTCTGGCGGTTATTTTAAACTGAACGCTCAAATTTCCGAAGCCATTACAAAAAATGATATTGTAACCCAAAATTGTTTTAGCGTGAGTTGGTTGGTAGAAGGCGGACAACCAAAGCATTTTAAAATGAACAAGTTGATAGCTCAAGGTAAGAGCGCCTGGATGCTAAACACCTTTACCCCAACAAAAGCAACTTTTGATGGTATGAATGCTTCTGTTTGGAAACAGGATGCCCTAGCTGTCAATGGCTTTGATGAGCGCATGCAATATGGCGGTGAAGACCGTGAGTTTGGAGAACGGCTCATGAATTATGGTATTAAATTCTTACAAGCGAGATATAGTTTAGTGTGTTTGCACTTGCACCATGAACGGCCTTATAAAAATGAACATTCAGAGGCCTTCAATAAGGCTATTAGAAAAGACACCAAGAAAAACAGGACCAGTTTTACCAATCATGGAATTAACAAGCCAAACTCATAA
- a CDS encoding CDP-glycerol glycerophosphotransferase family protein — protein MHYKFLIYISYSYAVPIGNPLETEILSRDYDIMWFSDLEDGKKALSHKSNQLITINEVVDYKPHIVLAATNDVPDFIYGLKVQIFHGFNAEKRPEGKNSFTHFRIRGFFDLYCTQGPSTTNGFKKTQKQQPHFEVKETGWSKVDPLFPMALHHGSEQPTIMIASTFTKRLSLAYRDDVFLEIERLSKSDTFKFIMVLHPKLPDDIKLKWKSLDSNNFSYFDTTDLVPLFKKADLLFADTTSAIQEFLIQKKPVVTFNHTFDHDYLINVTTAQAIETAFEEALSYPEDLIANISTFVNQLHPYFDGKSSARVIDTCIAFLHQEKSHLKNKPLNLIRKYKIRKRLGYFTLKSYNTPFTIKL, from the coding sequence ATGCACTACAAATTTCTAATTTACATTTCTTACAGTTATGCCGTTCCTATTGGTAACCCTTTAGAAACTGAGATTCTCAGCCGCGATTATGACATCATGTGGTTTAGTGATTTAGAAGATGGTAAAAAAGCGCTTTCTCATAAAAGCAACCAACTCATAACCATCAATGAGGTTGTAGATTATAAACCTCATATTGTTTTGGCAGCTACAAATGATGTCCCAGACTTTATTTATGGACTCAAGGTGCAAATCTTTCACGGTTTTAATGCCGAGAAAAGACCAGAAGGAAAGAACTCATTTACACATTTTAGAATTCGAGGTTTTTTTGATCTTTACTGTACCCAAGGGCCAAGCACCACAAATGGTTTTAAGAAAACTCAAAAACAGCAACCTCATTTTGAGGTTAAGGAAACCGGCTGGAGTAAGGTAGACCCTCTATTTCCAATGGCTCTGCATCACGGAAGTGAGCAACCCACAATCATGATTGCGTCAACCTTTACAAAGCGTTTAAGTTTGGCCTATAGAGATGATGTATTTTTGGAAATTGAACGCTTATCTAAAAGCGATACGTTTAAGTTCATCATGGTGCTGCACCCTAAACTCCCAGATGATATTAAACTGAAATGGAAATCTTTAGACTCTAATAATTTCTCGTATTTTGACACAACCGATTTAGTACCCTTATTTAAAAAAGCAGATCTTCTTTTTGCAGATACCACTTCTGCCATTCAAGAATTTTTAATTCAGAAAAAACCTGTCGTCACCTTTAACCATACGTTTGACCATGATTATTTGATTAATGTCACTACAGCTCAAGCAATTGAAACAGCTTTTGAAGAAGCACTATCCTATCCGGAGGATCTCATTGCAAATATCTCAACTTTTGTTAATCAACTCCACCCCTATTTTGATGGTAAATCTAGTGCTCGTGTGATTGATACCTGCATTGCATTTTTGCATCAAGAAAAGAGTCATCTTAAAAACAAACCTCTCAATTTGATTAGAAAGTATAAAATAAGAAAACGACTCGGTTACTTCACGCTTAAAAGTTACAATACGCCTTTTACAATTAAATTATGA
- a CDS encoding glycosyltransferase family 9 protein, with product MKILIIQQKMIGDVLTSSILFEALRAKYPTAQLHYVINTPTYPVVENHPFIDRFLMVSPDIENSKRHFFKFLKSIRKENYDVVIDVYGKLGSAIMSLFSGAKIKIAYHKSYTSFIFNQSISRLHTPQHKASLAIENRMRLLEPLDIDFIPYQPKIYLSDLEINKARTLLETSKVNLQHPLFMISVLGSSAIKTYPATYMASLLDAVVETNPDAQILFNYIPKQKEKAQEIYDGCASLTQKQIYFDIFGKSLRDFLALNACCDATIGNEGGANNMAKALNIPTFTIFSPYLNKKNWFGELEEDKHTAVHLSDYMDYALADAKQNPADFYRRLKPELIIPKLKSFIRQFN from the coding sequence ATGAAGATTCTCATCATTCAGCAAAAAATGATTGGCGATGTATTAACCTCCAGTATATTGTTTGAAGCTTTACGAGCAAAATATCCAACAGCTCAACTTCATTACGTCATTAATACGCCTACCTATCCCGTTGTTGAAAACCACCCTTTTATCGATAGGTTTTTAATGGTATCTCCAGACATTGAGAACAGTAAAAGGCATTTTTTTAAGTTTTTAAAGTCCATAAGAAAAGAAAATTATGATGTCGTTATAGATGTGTATGGTAAACTTGGTAGTGCGATAATGAGTCTTTTTTCTGGAGCTAAGATTAAAATCGCTTATCATAAAAGCTATACATCCTTTATATTCAATCAAAGCATCAGCCGATTGCATACCCCACAACACAAAGCAAGTTTGGCAATTGAAAACAGAATGCGATTGCTTGAACCCCTAGACATTGATTTCATACCCTATCAACCTAAAATTTACTTATCAGATTTAGAAATCAATAAGGCTAGAACCCTCTTGGAAACATCGAAGGTTAATTTACAACATCCTTTATTCATGATTAGTGTCTTGGGAAGTAGTGCTATCAAAACGTATCCTGCAACCTATATGGCATCATTGTTAGACGCTGTAGTCGAAACCAATCCTGATGCGCAAATTTTGTTCAATTATATTCCAAAGCAAAAAGAAAAAGCCCAAGAGATTTATGACGGTTGTGCTTCCCTGACCCAAAAACAAATATACTTTGACATTTTTGGTAAAAGTTTACGTGATTTTTTGGCTTTAAATGCCTGTTGTGATGCTACCATTGGTAACGAAGGCGGCGCTAATAACATGGCGAAAGCTCTAAACATACCAACCTTTACCATTTTCTCGCCGTATCTCAACAAGAAAAATTGGTTTGGAGAATTAGAAGAGGACAAACATACTGCTGTTCATTTATCAGATTATATGGATTATGCTCTTGCAGATGCGAAACAAAACCCAGCTGATTTCTATAGAAGGCTAAAACCAGAACTTATAATTCCGAAGTTAAAATCATTTATAAGACAGTTTAATTAA
- a CDS encoding 2,3,4,5-tetrahydropyridine-2,6-dicarboxylate N-succinyltransferase, translated as MKQLQQNIENAWENRKLLTNEVTIESIRSVIDLLDEGTLRVAEPDGSGGWKVNEWVKKAVVLYFPIQKMETLEAGIFEYHDKIPLKRDYANKGIRVVPNAVARHGAYIASGTILMPSYVNIGAYVDEGTMVDTWATVGSCAQIGKNVHLSGGVGIGGVLEPLQAAPVIIEDGAFIGSRCIVVEGVRVEKEAVLGANVVLTMSTKIIDVTGDEPKEMKGVVPERSVVIPGSYTKKFPAGEYQVPCALIIGKRKESTNKKTSLNDALREYNVAV; from the coding sequence ATGAAACAATTACAACAGAATATAGAAAACGCTTGGGAAAATAGAAAGTTATTGACCAACGAGGTGACCATAGAAAGCATTAGAAGTGTTATTGACCTTTTGGATGAAGGTACGTTACGTGTTGCTGAGCCTGATGGCTCTGGCGGATGGAAGGTGAATGAATGGGTTAAAAAAGCCGTTGTGCTTTATTTCCCTATCCAAAAAATGGAAACTCTAGAGGCGGGTATTTTTGAATATCACGACAAAATTCCGTTAAAGCGTGATTACGCAAATAAAGGAATTAGAGTGGTGCCAAATGCGGTTGCTAGGCATGGTGCTTATATTGCTTCTGGCACTATATTAATGCCAAGTTACGTCAATATTGGTGCTTATGTAGACGAAGGTACTATGGTAGACACTTGGGCAACCGTTGGTAGTTGTGCACAAATAGGAAAAAACGTTCACCTTTCTGGCGGAGTAGGTATTGGCGGGGTTTTAGAACCTTTACAAGCTGCACCAGTGATTATTGAGGATGGTGCTTTTATAGGGTCAAGATGTATTGTTGTAGAAGGTGTTAGGGTAGAGAAAGAAGCGGTTTTAGGCGCGAACGTCGTGTTAACAATGAGCACCAAAATCATTGATGTTACGGGAGATGAGCCTAAAGAAATGAAAGGTGTAGTGCCTGAAAGATCGGTAGTGATCCCAGGCAGTTATACCAAAAAATTTCCTGCTGGCGAATATCAAGTGCCTTGCGCCCTAATTATTGGAAAAAGAAAAGAGAGCACCAACAAGAAGACGTCTCTAAATGATGCGTTAAGAGAATACAATGTGGCTGTTTAA
- the ruvX gene encoding Holliday junction resolvase RuvX: MARLMAIDFGTKRTGIAITDELQIIASGLTTIPTKDLLSFLKTYTSEENVELFIVGEPKQMNFELSESEVSIAKFLEKLNKAIPHIPVKRVDERFTSKMAFQTMIDSGLKKNKRKNKALVDEISATIILQSYLYNQQ; this comes from the coding sequence ATGGCTAGACTTATGGCAATTGATTTTGGAACAAAACGCACCGGGATTGCGATTACAGATGAATTACAGATTATCGCTTCTGGACTAACAACCATTCCTACAAAGGATCTTTTATCTTTTTTGAAAACGTATACTTCGGAAGAAAACGTTGAGTTGTTTATTGTTGGAGAACCCAAACAGATGAATTTTGAGTTGTCTGAGAGCGAAGTCTCCATCGCGAAGTTTTTAGAGAAATTGAACAAGGCCATTCCTCATATCCCTGTTAAGCGCGTAGATGAACGCTTTACTTCAAAAATGGCATTTCAAACAATGATTGACAGCGGTTTGAAAAAAAACAAAAGAAAAAACAAAGCTTTAGTTGACGAGATTAGTGCCACCATTATTCTACAGAGTTATTTATATAATCAGCAGTAA
- the def gene encoding peptide deformylase, which yields MTLPIVAYGDPVLRKKAASIDKNYPKLDELIANMKETMYGAFGVGLAAPQIGLPIRLFLVDTSPFAEDDDFTKEEQAQLKVFQKTFINAEILAEEGDEWAFNEGCLSIPDVREDVFRQPKITIKYQDEDFNEHTDVYDGLIARVVQHEYDHIEGVLFTDKLSGLKKRLIKGRLSNISKGKINVDYRMRFPALKKKR from the coding sequence ATGACATTACCTATTGTAGCTTACGGTGATCCTGTTTTAAGAAAAAAGGCAGCATCTATAGATAAAAATTATCCAAAGCTAGACGAGTTAATCGCCAACATGAAAGAGACCATGTATGGTGCATTTGGCGTCGGTTTAGCAGCGCCACAAATTGGCTTACCTATACGATTATTTCTAGTAGATACATCACCTTTTGCAGAAGATGATGATTTTACAAAAGAAGAACAGGCCCAACTCAAGGTGTTTCAAAAGACATTCATAAATGCCGAAATCTTGGCCGAAGAAGGCGATGAATGGGCATTTAACGAGGGATGTTTGAGTATTCCAGATGTTCGTGAAGATGTTTTTAGACAGCCAAAAATCACTATTAAATACCAAGACGAAGACTTTAATGAGCATACCGATGTTTATGACGGTTTGATTGCTAGAGTAGTGCAGCACGAATACGATCATATTGAAGGTGTGCTGTTTACAGATAAACTTTCGGGTCTAAAAAAACGATTAATTAAAGGAAGACTTTCCAACATTTCTAAAGGAAAAATAAATGTTGATTACCGTATGCGATTTCCAGCGCTTAAGAAAAAAAGATAA
- a CDS encoding DUF5606 domain-containing protein: protein MSLDNILSISGKPGLYQIVTRTRSGFVAESLIDKKKVSVNMQSNVSVLSEIAIYTLTEEVPLRSVLKKIKDKENGEATSISHKDDKIKLEEYFFEVLPDYDEDRVYASDIKKIIQWYNLLQQHDMLDALEEPSEKAASEEEE, encoded by the coding sequence ATGAGTTTAGATAATATTCTTTCCATCTCAGGAAAGCCAGGATTGTACCAAATTGTAACACGCACGAGAAGCGGTTTTGTTGCAGAATCTTTAATTGACAAGAAAAAAGTGAGCGTAAACATGCAAAGCAATGTTAGCGTTCTTAGTGAAATTGCGATTTATACCTTAACGGAAGAGGTGCCATTGCGATCTGTTCTTAAGAAGATAAAGGACAAAGAAAATGGAGAAGCAACTTCCATTAGCCATAAAGACGACAAAATCAAATTAGAAGAATACTTTTTTGAAGTGTTACCAGATTATGATGAGGATCGTGTGTATGCTAGTGATATTAAGAAGATCATCCAATGGTATAACTTGTTACAGCAGCATGATATGCTAGATGCTTTAGAAGAGCCTTCTGAAAAAGCGGCAAGCGAAGAGGAAGAATAA
- the mazG gene encoding nucleoside triphosphate pyrophosphohydrolase, whose amino-acid sequence MSDKTVQLKAFERLLNIMDELREQCPWDKKQTLQSLRHLTIEEVYELGDAILDNDLDEVKKELGDVLLHIVFYSKIGSEANAFDIADVCHSICDKLVDRHPHIYGDITVENEEDVKRNWEQLKLKEGKTSVLEGVPKSLPAMVKASRIQDKVAGVGFDWEEPRQVFEKVEEELRELQTEVDLGDQERMESEFGDVLFSMINYARFLKIDPESALERTNKKFIKRFQYLEQKSKEIEKSLSEMSLEEMDVYWEEAKKI is encoded by the coding sequence ATGAGTGATAAAACGGTACAACTTAAGGCTTTTGAAAGGCTTCTCAATATCATGGACGAGCTTCGAGAGCAATGCCCATGGGATAAAAAGCAGACGCTACAATCTTTGAGGCATTTGACTATTGAGGAGGTTTATGAGTTAGGTGATGCTATTTTAGATAATGATTTGGATGAAGTCAAAAAAGAACTTGGAGACGTGTTGCTTCACATTGTTTTTTATTCTAAGATAGGAAGTGAGGCCAACGCTTTTGATATTGCAGATGTGTGTCATAGTATTTGTGATAAGCTTGTAGACCGTCATCCTCACATTTATGGAGATATTACCGTAGAAAATGAAGAGGATGTTAAGCGCAATTGGGAACAACTCAAATTAAAGGAAGGTAAAACTAGCGTTTTAGAAGGCGTTCCTAAAAGTTTACCTGCCATGGTCAAGGCCAGTCGCATTCAAGATAAGGTGGCGGGCGTTGGATTTGATTGGGAAGAACCACGTCAAGTTTTTGAGAAAGTGGAGGAGGAGCTTCGAGAACTTCAAACCGAGGTTGATTTAGGTGATCAAGAACGAATGGAAAGTGAATTTGGGGATGTCTTGTTCTCAATGATCAATTACGCACGTTTTTTAAAGATTGATCCCGAGAGTGCTTTAGAGCGTACGAATAAAAAATTTATCAAACGATTTCAATATTTAGAGCAAAAATCAAAAGAAATTGAAAAATCTTTATCTGAGATGAGCCTAGAGGAGATGGACGTTTACTGGGAAGAGGCAAAAAAAATATAA
- a CDS encoding NAD-dependent deacylase, with the protein MKKHIVVLSGAGVSAESGIKTFRDDNGLWEGHDVMEVATPEGFSKNPKLVLDFYNQRRRQLLSVKPNQAHFDLAQLEHQFDVSIITQNVDDLHERAGSSKVTHLHGELLKARSVVDENDIQDCKKDIVIGDVCKKGHQMRPHIVWFGEAVPMIDHAIDICSTADILLIIGTSMQVYPAASLMHYVPEQTPTYFIDPKPAIDSHNHITVIAKKATEGVKVFMNLINS; encoded by the coding sequence ATGAAGAAACATATTGTCGTTTTATCGGGAGCAGGCGTAAGTGCCGAAAGTGGAATTAAGACCTTTAGAGATGATAATGGGCTTTGGGAAGGCCATGATGTTATGGAAGTTGCCACGCCCGAGGGTTTCTCAAAAAATCCCAAACTAGTTCTAGATTTCTATAATCAGCGGCGGCGTCAACTGCTTAGCGTCAAACCCAACCAAGCTCATTTTGATCTCGCACAATTGGAGCATCAATTTGATGTGAGCATTATTACTCAAAATGTGGATGACCTTCATGAGCGTGCGGGTAGCTCTAAGGTGACCCATTTACACGGTGAGCTTCTAAAAGCCAGAAGCGTCGTAGATGAAAATGATATTCAAGATTGTAAAAAAGACATTGTTATTGGTGATGTATGCAAAAAGGGACATCAAATGCGACCCCATATTGTTTGGTTTGGCGAAGCTGTCCCCATGATAGACCATGCTATAGACATCTGCAGTACGGCGGATATTTTATTAATTATAGGTACATCTATGCAAGTGTACCCAGCAGCAAGCTTGATGCATTACGTGCCAGAACAAACGCCAACTTACTTTATTGATCCCAAACCTGCCATTGATAGTCACAATCATATCACCGTGATTGCAAAAAAGGCTACAGAAGGCGTAAAGGTATTCATGAACCTTATAAATTCTTAA
- a CDS encoding CHRD domain-containing protein yields the protein MKKLFTYLMVIPLAFLTNCSDDDDNTIVIGPTGETKTYQLGSVADPSISGTATFIENSDASTTIELQLTGTPDGGMHPAHIHFGDAIDAGEIALTLGTVDGTTGSSSITKSTLDDGTSISYDELINFDGYINVHLSSDDLGTLVAQGLIGENELINSMSYPLNTVDIDGISGMVTFSERVNGEILSVIDLDGTTEGGLHPAHIHSGSAENPDMSPNIIVDLSPVVGETGLSYTNITMLNDNTPLSYSDILTIDGYVNVHLSADDLATLAAQGNVGANAN from the coding sequence ATGAAAAAATTATTCACTTATTTAATGGTAATACCATTAGCATTTTTAACAAATTGTAGTGACGATGACGATAATACAATTGTGATTGGCCCTACAGGAGAAACAAAAACGTATCAATTAGGTTCTGTTGCTGATCCATCAATTTCTGGAACAGCCACGTTTATAGAAAACAGTGATGCTTCAACAACTATAGAATTACAATTAACAGGAACACCTGATGGTGGAATGCATCCAGCCCATATTCATTTTGGAGATGCTATTGATGCAGGAGAGATTGCTCTTACTTTAGGTACTGTAGATGGTACTACTGGATCTAGTTCAATCACAAAGTCAACTTTGGATGATGGCACTTCTATTTCTTACGATGAGCTTATCAATTTTGACGGATATATTAATGTTCATTTAAGTTCTGATGATTTAGGAACTTTAGTTGCTCAAGGTCTTATAGGAGAGAATGAATTGATTAATAGCATGTCATATCCTCTTAACACCGTTGATATTGATGGTATAAGTGGTATGGTGACCTTTAGTGAAAGAGTAAATGGCGAAATACTTTCAGTTATTGATTTAGACGGTACTACTGAAGGAGGATTACATCCAGCACACATCCATTCTGGAAGTGCCGAAAATCCTGATATGTCTCCAAACATTATTGTTGATTTATCTCCAGTTGTTGGTGAAACAGGATTAAGCTACACTAACATTACTATGTTAAATGATAATACACCACTAAGTTATTCTGACATCTTAACCATAGATGGCTATGTAAATGTACACCTTAGTGCTGATGATTTAGCGACTTTAGCAGCTCAAGGTAACGTAGGCGCAAACGCCAACTAA
- a CDS encoding RNA methyltransferase, whose translation MVDIQLLHHLETFLTDSRIEKFNTIIPNRTRHFTVATEDVYQLHNTSAVMRSCDVFGIQDLHIIEEQNSRTIDGEIAMGSQKWVDLHRHHTVKDALQILKKQGYQIVATTPHENDQTLSTFDFTQKSCFFFGRETEGLSQEVIDEADAFLKIPMVGFTESLNISVSAAIILQDVTSRLRQSDLPWQLSTEEQLEKRLDWCKKTIKSHEQIIERFYENA comes from the coding sequence ATGGTCGATATCCAACTTTTACATCATCTCGAAACATTTTTGACAGACTCCAGAATAGAAAAATTCAATACGATTATTCCAAACCGTACGCGTCATTTTACTGTAGCTACAGAAGATGTTTATCAATTGCACAATACCAGTGCGGTGATGCGAAGCTGCGATGTCTTTGGCATTCAAGACTTGCATATCATAGAAGAGCAAAACTCTAGAACGATAGATGGAGAAATAGCGATGGGATCTCAAAAATGGGTGGATTTGCACCGTCATCATACGGTAAAAGATGCGCTGCAGATTCTTAAAAAGCAGGGCTACCAGATTGTGGCAACAACGCCTCACGAGAACGACCAAACGCTGAGTACTTTTGATTTTACACAGAAGTCCTGTTTTTTCTTCGGAAGAGAGACAGAAGGGCTGTCACAAGAAGTGATTGATGAGGCTGATGCCTTTTTAAAAATACCTATGGTTGGGTTTACAGAAAGTTTAAATATCTCGGTATCTGCGGCAATTATATTACAAGATGTGACTTCAAGGCTACGTCAAAGTGATTTACCTTGGCAGCTTTCAACAGAAGAGCAGTTGGAAAAACGATTGGATTGGTGTAAAAAAACGATTAAAAGCCACGAACAGATTATTGAGCGTTTTTATGAAAATGCATAA
- a CDS encoding carboxypeptidase-like regulatory domain-containing protein: protein MKHLLSIIFILSLSFTVFAQDDNTSVKGTVIDLSTDLPMDRVNIVNLNQVIGTATNDEGNFEINAKVNDTLHLSYIGYKSIKVRVTNDWMKFGETKIGMTELALALEEVVVNQLKLTGYLEVDVKQVPIKSNYRYSISGLPNAGYEAGDRRPNAVSKVIGAIFNPADFLHNIFGKKPNELRKLKKMKEDDQIRNLLASRFDREMLMVLLQVDRFDLDEIVNQCNYSKDFINSANDLQILDAISECYEEYKILNRNKNGRI, encoded by the coding sequence ATGAAACACCTACTATCTATAATTTTTATTCTTAGCTTATCCTTTACAGTCTTTGCACAAGATGATAACACATCTGTGAAAGGCACTGTCATTGATTTAAGTACAGATCTACCAATGGATCGCGTCAATATCGTAAACCTCAATCAAGTGATTGGTACGGCTACTAATGACGAGGGTAACTTCGAGATTAATGCGAAAGTTAACGATACACTCCATTTATCCTATATTGGATACAAATCCATTAAAGTACGTGTGACCAATGACTGGATGAAGTTTGGTGAAACCAAAATCGGGATGACCGAATTGGCTTTAGCATTAGAAGAAGTGGTTGTCAATCAACTCAAGCTAACGGGTTATCTTGAAGTAGACGTTAAACAAGTACCCATAAAATCTAACTATAGATATAGCATTTCTGGTTTGCCAAATGCTGGTTACGAAGCTGGTGATAGAAGGCCTAATGCAGTAAGTAAAGTGATAGGCGCTATTTTTAATCCAGCAGATTTTTTACATAATATCTTCGGAAAAAAGCCAAACGAGTTACGTAAGCTGAAAAAAATGAAAGAAGATGATCAAATTAGAAATCTCTTGGCGTCGCGTTTTGATCGTGAAATGTTGATGGTGCTCTTACAAGTGGATCGCTTTGATCTTGATGAAATTGTAAACCAATGTAACTATAGTAAAGACTTTATAAACTCTGCCAACGATCTTCAAATATTAGATGCTATTAGCGAATGTTATGAAGAATATAAAATCCTGAATCGTAATAAAAACGGACGCATCTAA